CTGTAGGTATGATTTTGAGAAGCAACATCAAAGGTGGTATAGCCCAGCGAGCTAGTGATGACATCGGCACCTGCGCTATCGGCAAATTCAGCCGCCGCGGCCCACGTATACTCTTCAATAATTTGTTCACTCTGAACATTTTCGCTACGAAGCAATAGATAGCTGGCGAGGGGAGCCGTCCCAACAAAGGTGTTAGGATCGTTCGATGCCATTAATGAAAGCACATTTGTACCATGTTCACTTTCCTCAAATATATCTCCCCCAGAAGTCACGAAATCTTTGCTCGCCACAATTCTACCCCCAGTAAAGGATGGTTGTATTTCGACTGCTTGGTTAGCATGGAAAAATCCGGCATCTATTACAGCTATTATCATTCCATTGCCTTTAAAGCCGAGGCTGTGAAGGGAAATGCCATTTACCATATTGATGGCTTCAAAACCATATCCGTATTCGCTGGTTGACGCTTGCTCCGTGAATTGCTGGGATACTTTCGGCAAATAGCCAAAATCACTGGAGGAAGAGGCAACAGTGGAATCAAAAATGAGCCTTACTTGGGAAACCATGGAAAGTTGTTCTATTTTTTCTAATTGAATTGGCGATGCCTCTACCACTATACCGTTGAGCCATTTAAGTTGCTGCCTTATGGTTGATCCTGTTAGCTCAATGCTATCCAAATACTGTTTGCTTACTGGCAGGTCTTCTGTCGTAACGGCGATGTTCTGCTTTATCCTCCTTGCAATTGCCCGGTTGCTTAAAAATTCTTCCGGATGATTAACCGAGTAGTTGGTGCCAAACTTATCTGTAAAGCCAACCCAGTATAGGTTTTGGCTGAAAGCTCCACCTGCTAGTCCAAGACTGATGGCAATCAGAAGAATAAATGTGTAGATTTTCATTAATATCCCATTTGCTCCAATGTATTTTCTGGTGTAGGTTCTTCGAACCTACCGGCATTCTTTTCGAGGTCGAGAAGTTGCTTGGTTTGCTCAAGATCAAGGGAGTCCTTGTTTGTTGCAACACCGTTGAGGAATGTAACAACTTTTGTCACATTCCCATCTTGATTGTAAAAAGTCCAAGCGCCATCCTTGAGCCCATCTTTATATAAGCCAGTGGAGATTGGTTTTCCATTTGTGCCAAACATTTTCATTAATCCATTTAACTTGCCATCTTGGAATGTGCCAATGTATTTTTGCTTCCCATTTGGATAATAAACCGTCCAACTGCCGGTTGGAACACCATTAACAAATTCTTTTTCTTCCATCAGTGTTCCTGTTTTGTAGTATTTGGAAGTTTTACCGTTGGTTTTACCATTAGTGTAGTTTTCAACCATTACAAGAACAGAATCCTCGGAATAGTATTTCCAAATGCCATCTTTCTTTTCGCCAATGAATGCCCCTTGTGCTGCTATTTTTCCGTTTTTGTGAAAGTAGGAAGCGTGTGATGATCTTCCTTCCTTATCAAAAACAACCATCACTTTAGTCTCACCCGAATCATAAAACCTCGTAAGTGTGTCTATCGGGGTGTTGTTTTTGAATTT
This window of the Williamwhitmania sp. genome carries:
- a CDS encoding S8 family peptidase — protein: MKIYTFILLIAISLGLAGGAFSQNLYWVGFTDKFGTNYSVNHPEEFLSNRAIARRIKQNIAVTTEDLPVSKQYLDSIELTGSTIRQQLKWLNGIVVEASPIQLEKIEQLSMVSQVRLIFDSTVASSSSDFGYLPKVSQQFTEQASTSEYGYGFEAINMVNGISLHSLGFKGNGMIIAVIDAGFFHANQAVEIQPSFTGGRIVASKDFVTSGGDIFEESEHGTNVLSLMASNDPNTFVGTAPLASYLLLRSENVQSEQIIEEYTWAAAAEFADSAGADVITSSLGYTTFDVASQNHTYSDLNGNTTPISRACSMAASKGILVIDAAGNEGNLEWKHLDAPADSYGILAVGAVNSSLSPASFSSYGPSADGRVKPEVAALGANIPVVDGDGTIRVGSGTSFATPVIAGISACLWQAFPSASAQELRSAIIGSGSQYNAPNNIIGFGIPNMDVAFKLLLNSQDGDKCQNLEIHPNPFFDEIYITLSHPTSPTAIVNLYTLEGKEILSQTISVSQGIPTILTVSKDLPTSIYIVDVECGDCRWTKKLVKH
- a CDS encoding toxin-antitoxin system YwqK family antitoxin yields the protein MKKLLFLLVSTVICHSLTFAQVENPNTNKWDSQGRKQGVWIKYYKNGNKAYVAKFKNNTPIDTLTRFYDSGETKVMVVFDKEGRSSHASYFHKNGKIAAQGAFIGEKKDGIWKYYSEDSVLVMVENYTNGKTNGKTSKYYKTGTLMEEKEFVNGVPTGSWTVYYPNGKQKYIGTFQDGKLNGLMKMFGTNGKPISTGLYKDGLKDGAWTFYNQDGNVTKVVTFLNGVATNKDSLDLEQTKQLLDLEKNAGRFEEPTPENTLEQMGY